One segment of Syngnathus typhle isolate RoL2023-S1 ecotype Sweden linkage group LG9, RoL_Styp_1.0, whole genome shotgun sequence DNA contains the following:
- the nostrin gene encoding nostrin, with protein MKDYISSCSYNQLYQNVKQVSKDGEYFCKELMNIMQQRSELDHTYAKGLQKLAGKLIRASKGMTDNSVYGAWCQVSDEMYSRADAHRSLANAFQQEAILELRQLLDEHNKRKRPLDNAIERTGKLVTVNWAEQIKTKKKLVGLTREHEALFNFVESNKHLSTEKEKQKMLNRLTKSAEVTTRVDEEYFNANMEGQQMRLKWENTLKNCYQVVQELEKQRIEVLCNILTQYKLHMSSFGQTLKHGQKQIELLVQRVDMDKDIQKLVEENNVTTDNKAEFLMTDYFEEDVKSLMCRDRRREAIKLKLCRLEDAILKAKKDCEGIQKLMKIYSENPSFSNQRNLEETEQQLDENTLKLDLLEATHYKLSASLCDLEGKPRSSHRFKDSIVKWKDKDCEHSVVQLIRPVKLRRTFRTRHSLRASIIYKGPVRTTKSPTEESACGGTAPLQEPEDRVQSPTLAQEPNEHVQRTPDVCTVGQCKALYSFAPQRSDELPLKEGDLLDVYTKDENGWWFGALNGQTGHFPSTYVEELPVLSSIKSSEA; from the exons ATGAAGGACTATATTAGCAGCTGCTCT TATAACCAACTGTATCAAAATGTCAAACAAGTGTCAAAGGACGGCGAGTATTTCTGCAAAGAACTTATGAACATTATGCAGCAAAG GTCCGAACTCGACCACACCTATGCGAAGGGGCTCCAGAAATTGGCTGGTAAACTTATAAGGGCTTCCAAAGGAATGACCGACAA CTCTGTTTACGGTGCCTGGTGTCAAGTGTCGGATGAGATGTATTCCCGAGCAGATGCCCACAG atcatTGGCGAATGCGTTTCAACAGGAGGCCATTTTGGAATTACGTCAACTTTTAGATGAGCATAACAAGAGAAAGaggcct CTCGACAACGCCATTGAGAGAACGGGCAAGCTCGTTACGGTGAACTGGGCTGAGCAAATCAAG ACCAAGAAGAAACTGGTCGGATTAACACGGGAGCACGAAGCCTTATTCAACTTTGTGGAGAGTAATAAGCATTTGtctacagagaaagaaaaacaaaag ATGCTAAACCGGCTGACAAAGTCGGCGGAGGTAACGACGCGAGTGGATGAGGAGTACTTCAATGCCAACATGGAGGGCCAACAGATGAGACTCAAGTGGGAAAATACACTTAAAAACTGCTACCAG GTCGTTCAGGAGCTAGAGAAACAACGGATTGAAGTTCTTTGCAACATTCTGACCCAGTACAAGCTGCACATGTCCAGTTTTGGGCAGACCCTCAAACAT GGCCAAAAGCAGATCGAGTTACTGGTCCAAAGAGTGGACATGGATAAAGATATCCAAAAACTGGTGGAGGAGAACAACGTCACAACGGACAATAAAGCAGAATTTTTGATGACCGATTATTTT GAGGAAGACGTCAAATCACTCATGTGCAGAGACCGAAGAAGAGAAGCCATTAAACTCAAACTTTGTCGCTTGGAGGACGCAATcttaaaagcaaagaaagacTGCGAAG GGATCCAAAAGCTGATGAAAATCTACTCGGAAAACCCTTCCTTCTCAAACCAGAGGAACCTGGAGGAGACCGAGCAGCAGCTTGATGAG AACACTTTGAAGTTGGATCTCCTCGAGGCCACGCACTACAAACTGTCTGCGTCGTTGTGTGACCTCGAGGGGAAGCCCAGGTCCTCCCACCGATTTAAGGACAGCATTGTCAAGTGGAAAGATAAG GACTGCGAGCACAGTGTGGTGCAGCTGATTCGGCCGGTGAAACTCAGGAGAACCTTCAGAACCAGACACTCCCTGAGAGCATCCATCATCTACAAAGGACCCGTTCGGACTACAAAATCTCCGACTGAGGAGTCGGCGTGCGGTGGCACGGCACCCTTACAGGAACCAGAGGACCGTGTTCAAAGTCCAACACTTGCGCAAGAGCCTAATGAACACG TTCAGAGAACGCCCGACGTTTGCACCGTGGGACAATGCAAGGCTTTGTACAGCTTCGCGCCTCAACGAAGCGATGAATTACCTCTGAAAGAAG GGGACCTACTCGACGTTTACACAAAGGACGAGAATGGCTGGTggtttggagcgctcaatggccAAACGGGTCATTTTCCCTCAACGTATGTCGAGGAGCTGCCTGTGCTGAGTAGCATCAAATCATCTGAAGCCTGA
- the spc25 gene encoding kinetochore protein Spc25 gives MAPITDGNIVSIFAKERTDAHNRALKAIAELTDISAELSYFHRQFLKLVPNTVIKKFADDEVLFETIETYKKDQRHQNESSQQKQHIITNISSETYQKEMQKMTLMQEIEKSQEERNKTKNLLQSQHKENKDKLKKLQKARGSFEDHLKMAIRKIDADKLQFVFQSIDPADWNSPYTITMQFSKDGSYHTVSSKPSLECLPELMRKLQETKKISVFLKNVRKQFISHASQQGTQKRGKAIIP, from the exons ATGGCACCTATCACAGATGGCAACATTGTTTCCATTTTTGCCAAGGAAAGGACAGACGCCCACAATAGAGCGCTGAAAGCCATCGCTGAGCTCACGGACATTTCTGCCGAGTTGAGCTACTTTCATCGGCAGTTTCTCAAATTGGTTCCAA ATACGGTGATCAAGAAATTTGCGGATGACGAGGTACTGTTTGAGACCATCGAGACGTATAAAAAAG ATCAGCGACACCAGAATGAATCATCGCAGCAGAAACAGCACATTATTACAAACATTTCATCGGAGACTTATCAAAAGGAAATGCAGAAAATGACTCTTATGCAGGAAATTGAGAAATCTCAAGAAGAAAGAAACAAGACAAAGAACT tACTTCAGTCCCAGCATAAGGAAAACAAGGACAAACTGAAAAAACTGCAAAAAGCCAGAGGAAGCTTTGAGGATCATTTAAAGATGGCAATACGGAAAATTGATG CTGACAAGTTGCAGTTTGTGTTCCAAAGTATCGACCCAGCTGATTGGAACAGTCCCTACACCATCACAATGCAATTCTCTAAAGACGGATCATATCATA CTGTGTCGAGCAAGCCCTCACTGGAGTGTCTGCCAGAGTTGATGAGAAAGCTGCAGGAGACCAAGAAAATCTCGGTTTTCCTGAAGAATGTGAGGAAGCAGTTCATCTCCCATGCTTCACAACAGGGCACCCAAAAACGAGGCAAGGCAATAATCCCATGA